The segment GGTATCTGTCTGATATACCTTAAATAATATCTATAGGGACACGAAAGATAGCAATCCAGAGCTGTGGGGGAATAGCTTTTTAGACTTATATCACATGGTTTTTGGAAAGAAAGATCCTCATGTTTTGGTGTAAAGAAATTCGATTTGGGCTGATAGATATTAGCAAATTCCTGATTTCTATCCAGCTCCTCTTTCAAAATAAGCTGATCCACGTATCTACTTCTTACAAATTTACTATTATCACCCACACCTGTTTTAAAAAAAAGATATACCTTTTTGGCGGAATAAACCAGCCTGAAAAAATTGTAACGCATCAATATCTCTTTTTCTTCGTACGATGGTAGACCAATAATTCTTTTTATACTTTCAGGTATCAATGGATCCACTTTATCCACAGAAGGGATTACCCCTTCATTCATATCAGGAATAAAGATATGCTCAAATTTTAGCCCCCTTGCTTCCAGAATACCCATTATCTGCAATCCTTTTAAAGGGCTACCTTCAAATGGTATTAGAATATCTTTTGATATCTCTTTGAAAATTATATATGACAATTCTAGATTTATCTCCTTATCTTCAGGAAGTTTTTTGAGTGTATCTATAAACTTTTCTACGAAAATATTAATCGTATTAACGGTAAAAATCAGCTCCTTCAATTTCTCAGGTGGGTACCTGTGCATTAAAGATGTGAGATATTCAAGGCTGGTGGAAAAATCATGTATGGATGATATTTCAATAAATTTCGTTATTAGGTTGTAAAAGTGGCTAAAACTGCCTTTTCCAATATCTATTGCACTTCTCTGGAGGGAATATACAAAGGATTTTATATCTTGCAGGTCTTTTTTCAGGTTCTGATCATAAAATATAGATGCATAATCACAGATTGTGACCAGTTTTTCCGCCGGTATTTTCAGAGTATCATTTGATCCCTTTTTTATATCAATACTCAACTCAAATAAATTGGAAAGAAAGATGTATATTGTAGTTTTTGTAAACGGGAATCCCATTGTTATATTTATGTTTGGCTTGTAATCAAGAGGTAGATTTATCAAAAGGGGATAAAGGGAGCTTTCATCCGGTAATATGACGGCGGTTTCGTTCGGTGCCTCTACATTTTGATAGTCATCGTATAAAATATTTGCAAGGTGATCCATCTCCGATATAGTATCATTAAAAGAATAGAAATTTATTTCAGGTTTTTCAAAAGCTTTTGAATCAGAAACCTTATCGATTTTTATCGATGAAATCTTTTGCAATCTCTTCTTTATATTTTCAACAGCTTTAAAAGATTCAAACTCATCCCCCCTATTTTTTAGATCATCGTAAACCACAAAATATAAGTCTGAAAATTCTGATAATTTTTTCAGAATCTCTGCTTCTGTATCTGATATATACACAAGATTTGTGAAAATAAGTGCAGTATTTTCGTAATCCGGTAAAGTTTCTCTACTACTTAGTATATCCAGCATCTGGGAATAAAGATCCCCTGTATATGTAAGATTCTTTTCCTTCATACTTTCTTTATAAAATCTATAGAGGTTTTTTAGATTTTCCATTATCTCTCTGGATGGTTCCACAAGTTCGGTATACTGAAAATTTTGTAGTTTATTTTCCACCCTATGCTTGTCAATTTCATCAAATAATGAAGAAATCCTCTTGCACCATGGGAAGACCTTTTGAATCGAACCACCTAATTTATCGTATAATTTCAGATTTTCTTTCAAAAGATCATGTATAAAAAAATACCTCTCTATGGGGGACTGTATGGTGGGGGGGGTATCTGAAAAATGCTGGACAAATTCTTTAACAAATTCGTCAAGTATATAAAAATCTGTCTTTAGAATATGCCTATTACCTATCTTTTGCTCCACAAACCTTATCGGTCGTCTATTTGCTGAGATGAAGATGATTTTATCTTTTTTAATATCATTAATTAAATTTGATAAGTATTCTATCAAATCGTAATCTATATCAATTAGATTTAGATGAAACATACAATTTTTCCCCTTTTTTTATGTAATAGATTATACCGGTGGTTTCATAAGGGATCAGTCTACGGTATATGTCTACCTGTTTTCTGTCTTCCTCTTTTGGATCACCAGTTTTGTAATCGATAATGTAAAAAAAGCTCCCCTTTTTGACGATTCTATCAACTCTAAAAATATTCCCTGATTTTGTGACAAATTCCTTTTCTGTCCAACAATCGTCTATATCTATAAAGTAGTCTTTAAGATCTCTTACGGTATTAATTACCATTTCAAACATTTTCTTATCATACAGTATCTGGGATCTTTTAAAGGCCCTTTCCACTTCAGCTTCTATATTTTTCTCATCATCTATTTTCCTTATGACAGA is part of the Calditerrivibrio nitroreducens DSM 19672 genome and harbors:
- a CDS encoding PD-(D/E)XK nuclease family protein; amino-acid sequence: MFHLNLIDIDYDLIEYLSNLINDIKKDKIIFISANRRPIRFVEQKIGNRHILKTDFYILDEFVKEFVQHFSDTPPTIQSPIERYFFIHDLLKENLKLYDKLGGSIQKVFPWCKRISSLFDEIDKHRVENKLQNFQYTELVEPSREIMENLKNLYRFYKESMKEKNLTYTGDLYSQMLDILSSRETLPDYENTALIFTNLVYISDTEAEILKKLSEFSDLYFVVYDDLKNRGDEFESFKAVENIKKRLQKISSIKIDKVSDSKAFEKPEINFYSFNDTISEMDHLANILYDDYQNVEAPNETAVILPDESSLYPLLINLPLDYKPNINITMGFPFTKTTIYIFLSNLFELSIDIKKGSNDTLKIPAEKLVTICDYASIFYDQNLKKDLQDIKSFVYSLQRSAIDIGKGSFSHFYNLITKFIEISSIHDFSTSLEYLTSLMHRYPPEKLKELIFTVNTINIFVEKFIDTLKKLPEDKEINLELSYIIFKEISKDILIPFEGSPLKGLQIMGILEARGLKFEHIFIPDMNEGVIPSVDKVDPLIPESIKRIIGLPSYEEKEILMRYNFFRLVYSAKKVYLFFKTGVGDNSKFVRSRYVDQLILKEELDRNQEFANIYQPKSNFFTPKHEDLSFQKPCDISLKSYSPTALDCYLSCPYRYYLRYIRQIPPAVNIDSDFKADRVGSIVHAILEETIELGKPVKDSFLVENALNIIDCVRSQNKRITTKINNEGNLKNYILDMSELEYEMFRKILEYRFNRFLDVHFDDENLRDSIVMAKEKGIKKGKLEGVIDRIDKLRDKLIIIDYKTGSSLKSPSKSKVTQLSDKIYELGINREDLLYLKENLKSVQLLTYIVLAMSKYKADEYEAIYYLFGKNNGNIKKFSVEKEVAGIIDYIINHIEKTEHIYPLPDRDCVYCEYNRMCRFV